A single Chloroflexota bacterium DNA region contains:
- a CDS encoding histidine phosphatase family protein — translation MTTLLFVRHGATEANDIGYWQGWEDTCLTETGLAQAQAVARRIAHEFAPVAVYSSSLRRALQTAEPIAQSTACPLIPHDGLREIHFGQVSGLTIAQFRERFPGLFEAWADKMNLDFHWPGGESRRAFFTRVWGAVDEILAAHPGDETVVVVAHGGSLRAALAYLLPDRFTNWWAYDLRNASLTVVDVVAGVPSLRLLNDCAHLEAQPGPPAPPPT, via the coding sequence ATGACGACATTGCTCTTTGTACGGCACGGCGCCACCGAAGCCAACGACATCGGCTACTGGCAGGGCTGGGAAGACACCTGCCTGACGGAGACCGGCCTGGCGCAGGCCCAGGCGGTAGCCCGGCGCATCGCCCACGAGTTCGCGCCCGTGGCCGTGTACAGCAGTTCGCTGCGCCGCGCCCTGCAGACCGCCGAACCCATCGCCCAGTCCACCGCGTGCCCACTCATCCCCCACGACGGCCTGCGCGAAATCCACTTCGGGCAGGTGAGCGGCCTCACCATCGCGCAATTCCGCGAGCGATTCCCGGGCCTGTTTGAAGCCTGGGCCGACAAGATGAACCTGGACTTTCACTGGCCCGGGGGCGAAAGCCGCAGGGCGTTCTTCACGCGCGTGTGGGGGGCCGTGGACGAGATTCTGGCCGCGCACCCGGGGGACGAAACGGTGGTCGTCGTGGCGCACGGCGGCAGCCTGCGGGCCGCCCTGGCCTACCTGCTCCCCGACCGCTTTACCAACTGGTGGGCCTACGACTTGCGCAATGCGTCGCTGACCGTCGTGGATGTCGTCGCTGGCGTGCCGAGCCTGCGCCTGCTCAACGATTGCGCGCACCTGGAAGCGCAGCCCGGCCCACCGGCACCCCCGCCTACATGA